The DNA segment AAGCTAAAAAGTTCTTATGATTCATTAAAGTTCGAAAAAGAATCTAAACACTAACTACtcatttacaaaataaaaagttaaaataaaggTGTAAGCCACAAAATTAATACGAAcacaaaataacaaaaacaaaccaATGTTATTATAAGTTAACCATGCCCTCCACTCAACCCAGGAGTTGCTGGCGAGTCCAAGTTCTCCGCCTCGTATGAAATCTCTTCAACAGGAATAAGTTCCTCATTGTAGAAATCTTTGTTGACATCAATTTGTTTTTTCATAAAGAGGGATCTTGTAAAAATAGGCCACCTGATGAAGAGCCTTATTAAAGTTGAGCTCATGTTGATATATTCTTGTGCGTCGCATAGATTCTTCTCTAACTTCTCTGAACAACCACCAATACTTAGAAAAAATTTTATGCATCAAGATTTAACCCACTTGCAATCATTTCTCACGTGAAGGTCGTTCCCAACCTGCTCCTCAGGAGATTCACTAAAACTAATGGAGCCCTCACCAACCAAGCTAATTAATTCCACACGCCCCAAAAATGTCTACCTATTCGAATCCTCATACTCATCCGACGAAGAAGAAGTGTCATAAGAGAAAGAAGACATTATTTACCTCAATGAAAAACGCTCAAATATCTCAAACAAAAATATAGTGAATGACAGTGATGTAAATAACCACAAAGTCCATGATTTATAAACATAAGGAGACACAGAGCAAATGAACCCTCACGACCTCCCAACTATCATATTGTTTCCCCTCTAACGACTATGATTTAACGACCTTTCACATCCTTGACATGCCCAATACCAATGCCTTCAGCATATTCTAGACTCTTCAAAGGATTTTTCCTCCTCGAGCCTGGGAGACAGTACACCACCCAAAGTCGATAGGGTTTTGATAAGGAAAACAAATATTTCTTCTCAAAAGTCTCTTCATAAACTCATTCGAGTTTCGGGGTAATCTACTATATAATGTTGAGATAACATTGATAGGCTGAGATATATCTCGACAACAATATTGGGACGACGATTCCCCAATAATAAGGACGCACAACATACTCCCGACACACTTAAATGTTATGCATCTcttcaaataattaaatttgattaGCAATGATATTACACTTAAACATTCCTGAAACTGCAATTAAGGagtattttgattttattttttttaaatccataCAAGTATAAATCCGTAAAAATTagtatgaataaataaatatcctaaataaaaaaaggtttattctaatttaaataccaattcCTATATCTAAAAAGAACATTGACTTCAATGTCAGAATGTGAAGACGATATCAAGCGATTGAGACCAACATCGAAGCCAAAACTGAAACTTAGGAAAGTGAAGACCGAGGAATGTTTACGTGAAGTCATTACCCGAACCGACCTTGTAAGAATattgataagtgcctaatttcagtaatatttcatattaaaatataggtacTTAAGAGTATTaattactaaattaaaaataaaataatccctaatttatgaatttatacatttatacatcttttatgatctttatttgaataagagcattttattcccaaatttggtgttaatttcaggtttcTAGAGAAGAATGGATATGGTTGAGCTAAAGAGAATAGGataagctaaaaagagaaagctggaaggACCGAAACAGacaaaaaaagcaaaaaaagtCCAACTCAGCAGCGGAGTATCTCACTCAAGCGAGCTAAAGTTTTCATAAATCAATGCCTTTCTCGCTCGAGCAAAAATTCCTCACTCAAGCGAGAATGCATCAGACAAATTGGactctttttatgttttatcaagAAGCCCATCAACGCGACGCAAGAAGTCACCTAACCCTAGCAAaataggttaaatagggggctagaggcacaaccctagtatgacagattgagaggaaaacacaaTTGAGTGATttgtaaccaattgggagaataaaaggtactagaagtatgcgtgactAATTTTACCCTTTgtgattgagagtaatctgttttaactcttatgtattgaggtgatatttaaatatgatataatattttgttcttgattgattattggtattgttgttttgcttCTAAAAAGTTGTGACATGTTTGCTTAAATATGActgagaggtatttttagggttctgacctaaacaacaatacttaacatatttgaatgctagaaatagacttgaaatgttaatttctatTAATGTCTGAGCGAGactctaagttgtttttataagtacgcgagagatcgatatttatgaaatattcttaataattttatatgcgagagatcaatataaatgaattttatagaCATCAATTTCAATCGAAGAACTTattattaacatgctaatcaaaatacatgaaaatgagagagatgaaacctaatccctatttttccaacttgaagcgacaaattatttgtttattttctttttgctaattgccaacacaaccactttcaatacacttttaattgttttattttatatttaacgaatattgtatttaataattcatttgtttcttgtgGAATCGATATCCGTCTTTattgataaattattatttctgaCAACGTGGTGACCCTTCCTAAATAGTCATCAAATATgaaagttaataaataaataaaaacctcCTCTTTTAAAGTAAATGATTAaacttattttagaaattaattttcaataaaataataaatactccACATCAATGTTGTCTAGAACAAATTGTCTtcgtttataaaattaaatataaaatacaacATACGCGTGTCAAATTATTTCCTTGGAAACATGTAGAGATAAAACTCTCGAGAAATATAGTTTAGAAGATAAAGTAGAATAataatcattaattaaaaattaattattatagttataattaattttatattctatatcatatattttattagAGGAGCCAAATCTTAAATGtggtgttttattttattttaaattacatcTAACCCCTTTCTTATGACTTTAACTGGGAAGAGTAGCAGTGTATAAAGATCTAAGCTGCCTGCTTATGAGTTTGCTGCTATGGATAACCTGCTGAAGTTCTGCATCACTTGACCACCATTGTTCCAGGCCATGAGCCTCAACAAACTTTTGTTTCTCCTTAGAGACAACAAACAGCTTTGCTGCAACTTCTCCCTTTGCACTTCCCACATTTACCTTTGTTGTGCCACCACCATCATTGTAATAGCAACATATATAGTCACCATTGTTAACATACAAATAAGGAACCCATTTTGCTATCCCCAGACTAGCATCTTTCAAACCATAACCAGATGGTCTCTTCAATCCTGCACCTGAAGTTATGTCTCCGTCGTTACTGATTTGTGCTTCATTACCATAAGGAAGCATGGATTTAAGTCTATTCCACACAAACTCAGCCTTTTCTCCAATAGTTTTGAAACTCATGGCTAGTGAAACAGAAGGTGGATTAAACAAATGTGCTTCCACATAAATCCCTTCTTTTGCTAGTTCCTTCCCAACTTGAAGGGCAAAACCAGCTCCCAAGGAATGTCCTGCAATGCACACATTGTTGCTTCCATATTTTCCACAAATCAATTTTAGTACCTCCAAAGCTGCTTTAAACCTCACAGAACCCTTCAAGCTTTCCCAAGCAAGAAAACGGAGGTCATCTTCAATATCTCTTCTCATTGTAGGGCTTTTGAGTAATGTTCCTCTTAGTGCTAAAACTGCTCTCGGAGCACCACTTGGTCTAATTGGTATCAAGTCAGACAATGCAGCAGATCTGTCCCATTCAAGGATTGCACCAAAAATGGATCCATCTCTTTCATCAATTACTGTTTGTTTAAGCTTGTATTTGAAGGGAATCCACCAATTTGGAGCAAGAGTATTTCCAGGTGTTCTCTTTTCTTGCCTATCAAGTTCAAGCAAATATACTGCCTGTATAAAGCAGGCAATGACAGTTCTCTTGTAATTTGCATCCTTCCTGCATTACATTAACAATATCAGCATTCATGTGTGTTTCTAAAGAATGTGAATGAAACTAAAACCATGCAACCTTTCCATCAGATTTGACTAATGAAGGATAAAGGGCTCTTGCCAGAGTTAATGGCAACAACAAATTCATACAATAAAACATCCATGTTATAGACCAAAATTTAGCTCTAAAAGAGAGGAAAAGAAAACTtctaagggtgtgtttggagTTGTGTCAGAAATCACTTTAAAGCAGAACCTACAGGGCAATGTactttttttcctcttttggATGTTGTTCCAGACACCACTAAGGCAATCCAAGCAGTagaagttattttaatttaaaaaaaatccactGTGCAAATCTTGAAATGCTTTTTTTGTTCTGTGATGTACATGTTTGATTTGGGaatgaaatattatatttaagagaAGTGGTTACTATGATTTTCTTAGAAGTCCCTTTCAGAAAGGGGATACACTGAGCTATTACTTTTCTAAAACAGGCCTGGGTTAAACCGAGGTACTCCAAATTAAGCTAATTCATAACGCCAAGTAAACTAGTTCAATCTCTATCCAAGCAAAATCTCAgtataaaataatcaaaatgaTAATACTATATTAGGTCCCCAACATTCTGTTCcaaatgtttaaaaaatgtaaCTGAGAAATCAGGTATCACGGTGAAGATTACAACAAACAGACACtgaacaaaaaattataacttggaaattgaaaaaataacgATTCTTGGTTAACAGCGCAAAGAGAACCATAAAAGTATATATCATTAACCTCTGAAGATTTGGAAAATCAGTCATTTCTATCTTTTAGGTCTTGGAATCCAAACAACCCATTTCTATTTCAATACGATGAATAAAATCAGCAGATAAATTATGCTATATTTTCATTTCGTGATGATTGCTTCAATAATCAGAAACCGAAAATTCAAAGCTTTGAAACCCATTTGGCAAAGTTTACAACTTCACACCGACATGTTCCAACCCATTGTgctaacattttaaaaaatcgaCCAGCAAACAGAGACATTTCACACGAGAAACCACGCACAGTACAAAATATTGCTTTCTCTCTTTTCAACACCCCAACAAACATTGACCAGTAGCAAACTTAAAAAATGTCCACATCAAAGTTAAGGGATGAAAAAAGAGTGATGAAGAATGAGCAAATGCAAGAGACCAAATTGAAGAGAGAATTGAAATGGGTAATTACCAACTTGAAATGATAAGGTCCCTCCAATTAAGGGAAGTGAAGTTGCGAGGACCAGAGACATGAAAGGCATATGGGTGAGATTGAGGAGGAACAACCTGCTTGGCCATTAGCGTAGTAAACAACAGCACAAACCTTGTTGGTTTCTTAGTATTGTTGTTTGCATTTGCATGGTAAGGGAGAAAGAGATGGTGTGCTTCTTCTTAAGGAAAAGGGAAAAGTTTCCTTTTTGACACTCAAAACCAACTTGCCCAAACCAACGTTCAATGGTTGGTTTTGGTTACGCGGCTGATGAAATATTTGGGTCCACGTGCGGTGAAAAGCTTTAGGTGtccatttcttttaaatttaaataatataattctgaaaataatcaaatattaaaatattttttttttccaatttgtTCTATGTATGTGATGccaaaatatgaaaattaaataaaacacttaaaaaatttaataattatgataCATAAACCATCAAAAGTAAACTAATTATGTGGAAAAAAGTAATGATTATTGTTCGGGTACATCTTAGAATGACTCTTCTAGCTTCCGTCTTCTCGTCCTTGCAACTCCTGTATTCGGCGTCTCTGTCTAGCAAGTCCTCCAAGAACGGTGGGatggggtacctgcgaaggtgctccgacgctcaagtcagttcGGATATAATATATGGATAAACTAGGAATTAGAAGATTACTACTTGCACAAGGTCCCTTATGATATTTATAGCTTTGTGTTGGGCTTCAACTGTTATGGATCTTCTTTTGGGCTCAGGCGAATGTTTATTTGTGCTTTAATCATGGTTTATAGTAAAATTAGCTTAATTATGATTAATCACGGTTTGTCATATCTTCCACGTTCGTTCGGACTTATCGACTATTCGGTCTTTCGGtagtataattataatatataaaatattaaagaataaaagttaaagaaaatggttgcttggaaaatttgttacacttaatatatatatatatatatatatatatatatattcattttctttacttgtatttgaattaaattaacTAAGCCAAAGAATACATACTGTTGTTGCTTTATGTAAGTGCTTTTCAGTGGAATTGGAACTTATTCTCCTCCAAATAAACACTACCATGGCATTCTAttctttcaaatgttttttatttttatttttgtgtattcTAAAAAATGAAGTTTTAAAGTGATTTATTTAATTGTAAATTGAAAAAATGTTGTGGAACCAACAAGTTGATAGAATGCATACCACTGCTTTATTTCAATGGAATTGGAACTTATTCTCTGCCAATGTCATtctattgttttattttttttttgttttgtacaAAAATAAGACATCTTTTATAAGTGATTAATTAAAAGAAGTAGATAGAATGACTTAAAAATTAGTATCGAGGATTGGGCTTACAAAGTATTTGAGaataaataattagaaaataaaagcatTTGAAATTTATACATTAAAGTGATTCTTGGAGAGATGGTGTTAGAAAGGAATATTATtggataatttatttattttctgagaaaaataataaaaattggataatttattttatttgtttagttCCACGACAAAGTAAAAGATGTGAAAGACAATTTTATtgtgaaaaaaatcaaatatgattttaattcacatatgattttattcatttatatcaagtatgtttttaataaaaaaaatgtctaaAAAGATTATTCCAATAAATTAACTAGatcaaaagaaaattatagtttttttaatttttattaaaatataattataggTGTATGGTTTCTCAACACTAAACCACCACGTAGAAGAAACAAAGattatataaataatgaaaacatTCTATAATTTCACAACTATATGCAACTTCAAATATCTCTCAAATTTCTCCTTCTTAAATCGTTTAAACCAAACCAATAATAAGCGTGATATTAAAGGTATGCAGGTCACCCATTTAGTAGTTTTTTAgcaggaaaaaaaataattctgaggtatttttaaaaagtttcatctgaaaatttaatattttataagaaaaataatagtttaatattttaacacattaaatgaaaatttacCATCCAGTTTAGATAAACCACGGAAACACACGCTGTGCATctgtattttttagttttttctattatatatatatatatatatatatttaaacataaatttattgtatttatatagATGAGATATATGTTAGTGGGTTTTAAGATATTTGAAGTTTGagataaaataagagaaaaaaaattaaaaaactattttacatttaaaactgtttctgataaataaaataaaataaattaattactaatCTTCCTATTTTTCTGTCtgttgagaacaaataaaatataattttaaaattaaaaatctgttttattaacttctaaaattataaaatatttaaatatcagtttaaaatagaaaagtaaCAAATTTCTCCATTCTCCTACAAGTTAagacaacaaaataaaattaacgtaTCAATCTCTGTACACCCTGTcaagtgagaacaaataaaatataattttaaaattaaaaaaattgttttatcaacttttaaaattaaaaaatatctaaaataaagtaaaatattgaGGATAACATAATTAGAGCGTAGGAAATCCTTTTTAGGTAtagattaatttaatttacttattATTACCTTAAAAAAGTCGTTATAATGGAACAATCTAATTTATCTCTCATTATTCTGTTGTTTGTGCCTCCAAACACACCCTTACATAAACCTTTgttttttctgatttttttccTACAGATATTTGTGAAGGAAAATGTTTGTATTTagtgaaagaaaaagaaaatgttttttgAACGGTGGGGATTTATTTAGAAGAGTGATTGTTGTGGTCTCACATAGAACTAGAATCCTCCACTGATAATATTTGTGGCAGGGAAATGCCGCCTTTGCGCAGTTGAAATAGCAACCTGAAAATGCAAAGCTGAAAccaaaa comes from the Phaseolus vulgaris cultivar G19833 chromosome 8, P. vulgaris v2.0, whole genome shotgun sequence genome and includes:
- the LOC137826337 gene encoding GDSL esterase/lipase At4g10955-like, which gives rise to MAKQVVPPQSHPYAFHVSGPRNFTSLNWRDLIISSWKDANYKRTVIACFIQAVYLLELDRQEKRTPGNTLAPNWWIPFKYKLKQTVIDERDGSIFGAILEWDRSAALSDLIPIRPSGAPRAVLALRGTLLKSPTMRRDIEDDLRFLAWESLKGSVRFKAALEVLKLICGKYGSNNVCIAGHSLGAGFALQVGKELAKEGIYVEAHLFNPPSVSLAMSFKTIGEKAEFVWNRLKSMLPYGNEAQISNDGDITSGAGLKRPSGYGLKDASLGIAKWVPYLYVNNGDYICCYYNDGGGTTKVNVGSAKGEVAAKLFVVSKEKQKFVEAHGLEQWWSSDAELQQVIHSSKLISRQLRSLYTATLPS